In the Longimicrobiales bacterium genome, CGACCTCGAAGTTCGCACGCAGTACCGGGTTGTAGATCGAGTCGATGCGCACCAGGTCGACCGGGCTGCCCTTGGGCAGCGGGTGCGACTCCGCCGACACGAACCCGCGCCCCTTGTTCACGTACAGGATCATGTTGACCTCGCGGTCGTCCTGCAGCGTGAACAGGTGATGCTCCGGGCTCAGGATCTGCACCGCGTTCGACGCCTCGATCGACTGCGCCGTCACCGGGCCCGCCTTGCTCGCCCGCAGCTCCAGCGTCGCCTCGTCCCGCTCCGCGTCCAGCGCCAGCACCAGCGTCTTCAGGTTCTGGATGATCTGGTGCACGTCCTCGACGACGCCCTGCACCGTCTGGTGCTCGTGCATCACGCCGTCCATGCGGAAGCCCCACACCGCCGAGCCACGCAGCGACGACAGCAGGATCCTGCGGATCGTGTTCCCCAGCGTCTGACCAAAACCGCGCTCCAGCGGCGCCACCACGAACTGCGCATGCCGCCCGTCATCCGAGCGCTGCACAACCTCGATGCGCTGCGGAAGAACC is a window encoding:
- a CDS encoding DNA-directed RNA polymerase subunit alpha is translated as MDLDLTGLVLPQRIEVVQRSDDGRHAQFVVAPLERGFGQTLGNTIRRILLSSLRGSAVWGFRMDGVMHEHQTVQGVVEDVHQIIQNLKTLVLALDAERDEATLELRASKAGPVTAQSIEASNAVQILSPEHHLFTLQDDREVNMILYVNKGRGFVSAESHPLPKGSPVDLVRIDSIYNPVLRANFEVDETRVGQRTDFDRLSLNIETNGSMSPEEAVAYSAELARKHLEYMLRFVESPEAAPPVPGAVKVPAALKELFRRPIDELAELSVRSVNSLKKENIITLGDLVQRTEEQMLNIENFGIKSLEEIRQFLNEHSLHFGMQLERGDDGEMFLVENGTSEAEVPADGEAGPKED